The genome window CACGGCGTGTTCGTCGAGGTGGAGGGCTCCGAGGAAGCCGTCGAGCTGTTCGTGGCGTCCCTGCGCCCCCAGGCCCCGCCGCTGGCGGTGGTCGAGGACGTCGCGGCGGTGCCGGTGGAGCCGTTGGGCGACACCGGTTTCCGCATCGTCGCCAGCTCGTCGGCAGGCCACCGCGAAACGCTTGTGTCGGCCGACAGCGCCACCTGCGACGACTGCCTCCGCGAGCTGTCGGACCCCGGCGACCGGCGCTTCGGCTACCCCTTCGTCAACTGCACCAACTGCGGCCCGCGGTTCACCATCGTCCGCGACGTGCCTTACGACCGTCCGCTGACCACGATGGCAGGCTTCGCCATGTGCGCCGCCTGCGCCGCGGAGTACGGCGACACCACCGACCGGCGCTTCCACGCCCAACCGGTGTGCTGCCCGGCGTGCGGGCCGGCGCTCACCCTGCTCGACGCATCCGGCGCGCCGCGCCACGGCGACCCGGTCGAGGAGGCCGCGGCGGTGCTGGCGCGCGGCGAAGTGCTGGCGGTCAAGGGGCTCGGCGGCTACCACCTCGCCGCGGACGCCACCGACGAGGACGCGGCGCTGGCGCTGCGCAAGCGGAAACTGCGCGAGGACAAGTCGTTCGCGGTGATGGTGGCCACTGTGGACGACGCCCGCGAGCTGTGCACGCTCGACGACACCGAGGCCGAGCTGCTGACCTCGCGACGCCGCCCGATCGTGCTGCTGCGGCTGCGGTCCGGCACGGGGCCGATCGCCTCCGCGGTGGCACCGGGCAACCCGCGGCTCGGGCTCATGCTGCCGTACACGCCGCTGCACCACCTCCTGCTGCGCCGATGCGCCACCCCGATCGTGCTCACCAGCGGCAACGTCTCCGACGAACCCATCGCCCACCAGGACGACGACGCGCTGCGGCGGCTTTCCGGCATCGCCGACGCGTTCCTCACCCACGACCGCCCCATCCACGTCCGCACCGACGACTCGGTGGTGCGCGCGTTCCGCGGCAGGCCGATGCTGGTACGCCGGTCCCGGGGCTACGCCCCGGAACCGCTTGCCGTGCCCTGGGAGTTCCCGCGTCCCGTGCTCGCCTGCGGCGCGGAGCTGAAGAACACCTTCAGCGTCGCCAAGCAGCGTCACGTCTTCGTCTCCCACCACATCGGAGACCTGGAGAACTACGAGACGCTGAAGTCGTTCACCGACGGCGTCGAGCACTTCCGCAAGCTGTTCGACGTGCGGCCCGCGGTGGTGGCGCACGACCTGCATCCCGAGTACCTGTCGACCAAGTACGCCCGCGAGCTACCGGACGTCGAGCTGGCCGGCGTCCAGCACCACCACGCGCACATCGCCTCGTGCATGGCCGACAACGCCGAGACCGGGCCGGTGATCGGCGTCGCGTTCGACGGACTGGGCTACGGCACCGACGGCACCCTGTGGGGCGGGGAGTTCCTGGTGACCGGACTCGCCGACTTCGAACGCGCGGCGCACCTCGCGCCGGTCCCCATGCCCGGCGGCGCCGCAGCCATCCGGCAGCCCTGGCGGATGGCGGTCTCCCACCTGATGGCATGCGGGGAGCTGGCGGAGGACGACGTGCTGCACCGCAACCCGAGCTGGCCCGAGGTCGCGCAGCTCGTCGAGCACGGCCTGAGCTCTCCGCTGACCTCGAGCGCGGGGCGGCTCTTCGACGCGGTGGCCGCGATCCTCGGCATCCGCGACGCGGTCAGCTACGAGGGCCAGGCCGCGATCGAGCTCGAACAGCTCGCCGACCGGCACGAGCCCGGCGCGTACCGGGTGGGAGACCCCCAGGGCGGAACCATCCCGGCCACCGACCTGGTGCGTGCCGCCGTCCACGACGTGCGCGCAGGTGTGCTACCTCCTGTCGTGTCAGCGAGATTCCACAACGGACTGGCGCGGCTGGTCACCGAGGCGTGCGAGCGGATCAGGCTCTCGACGGGCCTGCACGCGGTCGCCCTCTCGGGCGGGGTGTTCCAGAACATGCTGCTGCTGGAGCGAACGGTGGCCCGGCTGGAGTCGCGCGGCTTCCGCACCCTGACCCACTCCCGGGTGCCCGCCAACGACGGCGGGATCAGCTTCGGCCAGGCGGTTGTCGCCGGGGCACGGGACCGGCTGCGCTGACCGCGTCTCCCGGAGCCGCCAGGCTCTCGCGAAGCCAGCCGTACCAGGAGTCCAGCCCCTGGCCGGTGGTGGCCGAGACCTCCAGGATCCGCGCTTGCGGCCTGATCTGCCGCACGTTCGCGGTGAACGCCTCGACGTCGAAGTCCAGGTGCGGCAGGAGGTCGACCTTGTTCAGCAGCACCAGATCCGCGGTGCGGAACATGTGCGGATACTTCAGCGGCTTGTCCGCGCCCTCGGTGACCGAGGCGATCACGACCCGGAACCGCTCCCCCAGGTCGAAAAGCGCCGGGCACACCAGGTTGCCCACGTTCTCCACGAAGACCACCGAGCGCCGCGGTGGCTCGAGCGCCCGCAGGGCGTCGCCGAGCATGCCGGCGTCGAGGTGGCAGCCCGCTCCGGTGTTGACCTGCACGACCCGGCAGCCGGTGGCGCGGATGCGCTCGGCGTCGAAGCGGGTCTCCTGATCGCCCTCGACCACCGACACACCGACCTCGGTGCCGAGCTCGCGCAGCGTGCGTTCGAGCAGCGTGGTCTTGCCCGAGCCCGGCGAGCTCATCAGGTTGAGAGCGAGGATCGCGTTGCCGGACAGCCACCGGCGGTTGTGCTCGGCCAGCCGGTCGTTCTTGGCCAGCACCCGCTGTTCGAGGTCGATCGTCCGCGCGTCGCCCGGGTCGGCGTGGCCGTGACCGTGGCCGTGCCCATGCCCGTGGCCGTTGTCGTGGCCGTGGCGGTGGCCGTGATCGTGGCCGTGTTCCTGCCCTTCGCCGTGGTCGTCCGCCTCCGGGCCGCTGATCCGCGTGCCCGCGTCGTCCGAGCATCCGCACGTGGCGCACATCGTCTACTCCACCTCCACCGATCTGATCCGCAGTTCGCGGCCGGCCAGGATCTCCACGTCGCCCCCACCGCAGCGGCAGAGCGCGATCGGGCCGGCCAGGTCGAACTCGTTCCCGCAGTCGCGGCACGCACCCCGCCCGGCCGGTTCGGCGATCTCCAGCCTTGCGCCCTCCAGCGCGGTGCCCTCGGCGACCAGGTCGAAGCAGAACCGCACGGAGTCGGCGACCACCCCGGAGAGCGTGCCGATCTCCAGGTGCACGCAGGTGACCCTGGCGCCGGCGACGGCGTCGAGCACCGCCTCCGCGATGCCCTGGGTGATCCCCAGCTCGTGCACGCCGCCGCGCTCAGCAGATCCGGGGCAGCGGGTCGCCGACGAGCAGGTCGACGATCCTGGTGCCGCCGAACGCGGTGTTGAGCAGCACCAGCCCCGGCGGGTCGTCCCCGATCCGCCCGATCAGCGCCGCTCCGCCGCCCAGCGGGTGCGACCGCAACGCCGCCAGCGCGGTCTCGGCCTGCGCTCCGTCGACGACCACCACGATCCGGCCTTCGCACGCGACGTAGAGCGGGTCGATGCCCAGCAGCTCGCAGGCGCCGCGAACCTCGGTGCGCACCGGCACCTCGGCCTCGTTCACCACGACCGACACGTTCGAGGCCCTGGCGAGCTCGTTCAGCACGGTGGCCACGCCGCCGCGGGTCGCGTCGCGCATCGCCCGTACGCCGGGAACGGCGCGCAGCAGCTCGGCGACCATGCCGTTGACGGCCGCGGTGTCCGAGGTGATGTCGGCGTCGATGTCCAGCTCGCCGCGTGCCAGCATCACCGTCACGCCGTGGTCCCCGACGGGGCCCGACACCAGCACCGCGTCACCGGGCCGGGCGGTGTCGGCTCCGAGCCGGTGGCCGGTCTCGACGAGGCCGACGCCTGCGGTGTTGACGTAGCAGCCGTCCGCCTTGCCCTTCTGCACGACCTTCGTGTCCCCGGTGACGACCTGCACGCCCGCGCGGGCGGCCGCCGCCGACATCGACTCGACGATGCGGGTCAGATCTGCGACCGCGAAGCCCTCCTCGATGATGAAGCCCGCCGACAGGTAGAGCGGGGTCGATCCGGAGACGGCCAGGTCGTTCACCGTGCCGTTTACGGCGAGGTCGCCGATGTCCCCGCCCGGGAAGAACAGCGGGGAGACCACGAACGAGTCGGTCGTGAACGCCAGCCGTGACCCGTTGACCGCGAGCTGCGCGCCGTCCTCCATCCGCTCCAGCAGCGGGTTGCGGAAGCTCTCCAGGAAGATCGCCTCGACCAGCGTCTGGGTCGCCTTGCCACCCGAACCGTGGGCCAGCGTGATGCGCTCCTCCTTGACCTTCGCCTTGCGCCGGCGCGCCCGGTCGATGCGTTCGAGGACCTGCTCCTCGCGCGTGGCGTGGCCGGAGCCCGGCTGGCCGTCCTGCCCGTGGTGCGCCATCGCGTCGGCGACCCAGCCCGGCGTGCGTCCCGGCTCCACGCCGGCGCCTGCGTCCTGATCGCTGCTCACGTCCTGCTCGCCTCCTTGACGCGTTCGCGGCTGAAGCGGCCGAAGTTGTAGTAGGCGGCGCAGGCGCCCTCCGGCGAGACCATGCACGTCCCGATCGGCGTCTCCGGGGTGCACGCGGTGCCGAACACCTTGCACTCCCACGGTTTGAGCACGCCCTTCAGGACCTCGCCGCACTGGCAGGCCTTCGGGTCGGCGACGCGGACCCCGGGCAGCTCGAACAGCCTCTCGGCGTCGAACCGCGCGTAGCGCTCGCGCAGGCGCAGCGCAGAGTGCGAGATGAAGCCCAGCCCGCGCCATTCGAAGTACGGGCGCAGCTCCATGGTCCGGGAGATGACCGCCAGCGCCGTCGTGTTGCCGTTCCACGGCACGACGCGGGTGTACTGGTTCTCGACCTCCGAGCGGCCCTCGGCGAGCTGGAGCAGCAGCATGTAGACCGACTGCAGGATGTCCAGCGGCTCGAATCCGGCGACCACCAGCGGCTTGCCGTAGTCGCGCGCGATGAACTCGTAGGGACGGCAGCCGATCACCGTCGAGACGTGGCCGGGGCCGAGGAACCCGTCGAGCCGGAGGTCCGGCGAGTCCAGGATCGCCTTGAGCGCCGGGATGATGGTCACGTGGTTGCAGAAGACCGAGAAGTTCTCCAGCCCCTCTTCCTCCGCGCGCAGCAGCGTCATCGCCGTGGAGGGCGCGGTGGTCTCGAACCCGATGGCCATGAACACCACGTGCAGATCGGGGTTCTGCCGCGCGAGCTTGAGCGAGTCCAGCGGCGAGTAGACCATCCTGATGTTGGTGCCCTCGGCGTTGGAGTCGAAGAAGGTGCCGTTGCCGCCGGGCACCCGCATCATGTCGCCGAACGAGGTCATCAGCACGCCGGGGCGGCCCGCGATGTGGATCGCGTCGTCGACGCGCCCCATCGGGATCACGCACACCGGGCAGCCGGGCCCGTGCACCAGCGTGATGTTCTCCGGGAGGTAGTCCTCCAGGCCGTGCTTGTAGATCGTGTGGGTGTGCCCGCCGCACACCTCCATGAACTTGTACTGCCTGCCCGGTTCGCACAGCTCCCTGATCCTGGCCGACAGCGCGCGGGCCTTGGCCGCGTCGCGGTACTCGTCGACGAAACGCATGGGGCGGCTCCTAGTCGATGCGCGAGTCGTGCAGGGCTTCGAGCTCGTCGGCGTAGGCCTGGCCGACGCTCTCCAGGAACTCCAGGACCGCCCGAGCCTCGGACTCGTCTATTTTGGACAGAGCGAAGCCGACGTGGATCAGCACCCACTCACCCGGCTCCGGCGGTTCGTCGCCCAGCAGGCCGATGTTGATGTTGCGCCGGACGCCGCTGACGTCCACCTTGGCCAGTTCGGGCCGGTCGGCGAGGACTTCGAGCACCTCACCCGGAATCGCCAGGCACATCTGCTCTCCCCAGGTCGGTCGTTCAGTCAGTCGGCGGGCCCCAGCGCCGCGGCGGTGAGCTCCCACAGCGCGTGGTAGAGCGTCGTCTGCGCCTCCTGGATGCGGTGCACCGAGGCCGACGGCACGACGAACAGGTGGTGGATGCTGCCGGACTCGGCCATCTTCCCGCCCTGGTCGCCCGCGATGCCCACGGTGAGCATCCCGCGGCGCGCGGCCTCGTCGAAGGCGCGCAGGAGGTTGGCCGAGTTGCCGCTGGTGGACAGCCCGACGGCGATGTCCTTGGGCCGCCCGAACGCGCCGATCTGGCGGGCGAAGACCACGTCGAAGCCGACGTCGTTGGACAGCGCCGTGACCACGGCGATGTCGCTGGTGAGGCCGAACGCGGGCAGTGCGCGCCAGCCCGGTCCCGGGTGCAGGAACAGGCTCGCCAGGTCCTGGGCGTCGGTGGAGCTGCCGCCGTTGCCGAAGGCGAACAACCTCGCCCCGGCGCGGAAGCGCTCGGCCATCGCCTCGGCGCACTCGACCAGCTTCCTGCCGTCGCGCAGGCGGACCTGCTCGCGCAGCGCCATGATCTCCCGAACCTTGTCCTGCGTGGACCGGCTGACCTCGCTCAGCACGTCGCCGACGTCGGTGTGGGCGGAGCTGAGGAACGGGTAGAGCGCCTCGGTCCCGGTAACCTCGCCGCGGGTGGAGTCCACGTCGCTCACCCCTTCACGATCGCGATGGCTTCGCGGGCGTGGACCAGCACGGTGTCGCCTGCCCGGGCCGGGACGAGCGCGACGCTCACTTCCTCCTCGCCCGCGTCGGTGGCGACCAGCGCCAGCCCGTCGTCGAGCAGCCGCACGACCTCGACGGCGACCGCCTCGTCCGAACACGTCACGCAGCGATCGCCGGTGCACGCCGGCGCCTGCTCCCGCGACGGCCCGGCGCTCATGCGACCGCCTCCGCCTCGAGCGTGCCCGGGTGGTCGAAGAACACGTGCACCAGCTCCCACAGCACGTGGTACATCGTCACGTGCACCTCCTTGACGACGCGCGGATCGGTGGCCCGGGCGATGAGCACGTGGTCGAACCCGCCAGCCGCGATCGAACCGCCGTCGCCGCCGACCAGCCCGACGGTCAGCAGCCCCCGGGCGCGCGCCGCCTCCAGCCCGCGGCGGACGTTGGCGCACCGCCCGTCGGTGGAGATGCCCAGCGCGATGTCGTCGGGGTCGGCGAGGTGGTGCACCTGGTGGGCGAAGATCTCGTCGAGGCCGCTGCCGCTGGCGACGCCGGTCACGGTGGCCACGTCGGAGGTGAGCGAGACCGCCGGAAGCGCGCGTTTGCCCACGATCACGGGGTGCACGAACTCCACCGCCACGTGCTGGGCGTCGGTGCTGGGACCGCCGTTGCCGAAGACGACGAGCTTGCCGCCCGCGTGGAACCGGCGTGCCATCGCGTGGCAGGTCCGCGCGACCGCCTCCGCGTCGTCCAGCAGTTCGGCCACGGGCTCGGCACGGCGCGCGAAGATCGCGTCCAGCTCGTCGCAGGCGCCGTTGTCGGACGACCGTTGCATGCGGTCACTTCTCCCCATGGGTCCGTGTTCGCGGGCGATCTCAAGCTAAGTCCGGTGCGGCGGGCCCACAAATCGATCAGGCCCGCCTGTGCGTGACGACCGTCGATGGTGGACGGTCGTTCACATCCGCTCGGACTTGAGATAACGCCGGATCTCCGGAAGCTGTTTCAGCACCGCGAACACCGCGGTGGCGGCGAGGAGGGCCGCGGTGATGCGCAGCGCCCGCCGCGAGATGTGGATGTCGTCGCACATGGGGAACTCACCGTCCTGTCGGTGCCTGGCGGGCCGTCGTGATGTCCCCGACCAGGATGTCGAGGACCCGGACCGCTTCGTCGAGCTGTTCGGCCGCGCCGCCGCGCGCTGGTTCACCGGCCAGCACGAGGACCCGGCCGCAGTGCGGCTGGAGCCGTCGCGTGAGGGCGAAGACGAACGCCGCGTCGTCGGACTCCGGAGTGGTCACCGCGGCGGCCTCCCACACCGACACGGCACCGGGCTGCCTGCCCTGCCGCAGCGCGCAGACGAGCAGCACGGCGTGGAAGTCCTCGTCGGCCACCGCGCGCACGAGATCCGAGGTCCGGATACCGAAGTCGTTGAGGCGCACGTCGTGCCGGTGCTCGCGCTCCCGCAGCCGCTCGACCACGGACGCGCCGAATCGGCCACCGGGGACGAACGCGTCACCGACCGCGGCCACCAGCACGGCGCTGCCGTTCCGCTCGTCGTCGATCGGTTCCAGCTCCTCGGGAGCGAAGAAGAACCGGTGTCCGATCTGACTCATCGCGCCGAGGTCGCAGGCGGGGTCACCGTCGAGTGCGACCACGACGTGGATCCGGCCGTCCTCGTACTCCTCCACCCGGTCGACCCGCGCGGTCCGGCCCGACAGCGTCAGATCGACGATGTCGGCGCGTTGCGAGGGCCGCAGCCGGACCCGGCCGCCCCTGCGGAACTCGACGCCCCGGCCCGCGGGCCGCTCCACCGCGCTCATGGCTGCCGTCCCGGTTCCGGCTCGACGTCGTCGAGCAGTGCGTTGACCACCTCGTCCCACCCACCTGCCGCGGAGCGGCTCCTGTGCGCGTACAGCCGCTCGAAGGTGTCCCGGGACAGGCGCAGCCACGCGCTGCCGGGCGATGAGGAGCCGACCACCTCGTGCCACAGCTCGGAGGGCAACACGAACGTCGTGTCGGTCGACCACGAGATCTGCGCGGTGCGCAGCCGCGCGTCCTCGCCTTCGAAGAAGACCGTGCCGTTGAACATGAAGTCGAGCGGGACACCGCCGTCCCGTACCGCGAGGAAGTACTTGGCCACGGCCAGCTCGACGTCCCACGTGCACACCACGGGCACCTCGGTCGCGGTGCTGTCGGTGAACGGCGCGACCACGGTCGTCGCCCGCGCCCACGGCAGCGGACGCATCGTGCGGGCCCACTGGTCGGGAGTGCCGAACA of Saccharopolyspora erythraea contains these proteins:
- the hypE gene encoding hydrogenase expression/formation protein HypE produces the protein MAHHGQDGQPGSGHATREEQVLERIDRARRRKAKVKEERITLAHGSGGKATQTLVEAIFLESFRNPLLERMEDGAQLAVNGSRLAFTTDSFVVSPLFFPGGDIGDLAVNGTVNDLAVSGSTPLYLSAGFIIEEGFAVADLTRIVESMSAAAARAGVQVVTGDTKVVQKGKADGCYVNTAGVGLVETGHRLGADTARPGDAVLVSGPVGDHGVTVMLARGELDIDADITSDTAAVNGMVAELLRAVPGVRAMRDATRGGVATVLNELARASNVSVVVNEAEVPVRTEVRGACELLGIDPLYVACEGRIVVVVDGAQAETALAALRSHPLGGGAALIGRIGDDPPGLVLLNTAFGGTRIVDLLVGDPLPRIC
- a CDS encoding DUF6084 family protein, which codes for MTTGEREIPTGAGVPDGRQAAPELAFQVTGAAPVRFAAVPTLSFRIGVSRTGGGPVRSITLTTTVRIAAPRRRYRPAEQAMLTELFGTPDQWARTMRPLPWARATTVVAPFTDSTATEVPVVCTWDVELAVAKYFLAVRDGGVPLDFMFNGTVFFEGEDARLRTAQISWSTDTTFVLPSELWHEVVGSSSPGSAWLRLSRDTFERLYAHRSRSAAGGWDEVVNALLDDVEPEPGRQP
- the hypD gene encoding hydrogenase formation protein HypD, whose product is MRFVDEYRDAAKARALSARIRELCEPGRQYKFMEVCGGHTHTIYKHGLEDYLPENITLVHGPGCPVCVIPMGRVDDAIHIAGRPGVLMTSFGDMMRVPGGNGTFFDSNAEGTNIRMVYSPLDSLKLARQNPDLHVVFMAIGFETTAPSTAMTLLRAEEEGLENFSVFCNHVTIIPALKAILDSPDLRLDGFLGPGHVSTVIGCRPYEFIARDYGKPLVVAGFEPLDILQSVYMLLLQLAEGRSEVENQYTRVVPWNGNTTALAVISRTMELRPYFEWRGLGFISHSALRLRERYARFDAERLFELPGVRVADPKACQCGEVLKGVLKPWECKVFGTACTPETPIGTCMVSPEGACAAYYNFGRFSRERVKEASRT
- a CDS encoding HypC/HybG/HupF family hydrogenase formation chaperone encodes the protein MSAGPSREQAPACTGDRCVTCSDEAVAVEVVRLLDDGLALVATDAGEEEVSVALVPARAGDTVLVHAREAIAIVKG
- a CDS encoding HypC/HybG/HupF family hydrogenase formation chaperone, whose translation is MCLAIPGEVLEVLADRPELAKVDVSGVRRNINIGLLGDEPPEPGEWVLIHVGFALSKIDESEARAVLEFLESVGQAYADELEALHDSRID
- the hypF gene encoding carbamoyltransferase HypF, producing MNGRVRVRVRVQGVVQGVGFRPFVHSLATRLGLGGHVGNDLHGVFVEVEGSEEAVELFVASLRPQAPPLAVVEDVAAVPVEPLGDTGFRIVASSSAGHRETLVSADSATCDDCLRELSDPGDRRFGYPFVNCTNCGPRFTIVRDVPYDRPLTTMAGFAMCAACAAEYGDTTDRRFHAQPVCCPACGPALTLLDASGAPRHGDPVEEAAAVLARGEVLAVKGLGGYHLAADATDEDAALALRKRKLREDKSFAVMVATVDDARELCTLDDTEAELLTSRRRPIVLLRLRSGTGPIASAVAPGNPRLGLMLPYTPLHHLLLRRCATPIVLTSGNVSDEPIAHQDDDALRRLSGIADAFLTHDRPIHVRTDDSVVRAFRGRPMLVRRSRGYAPEPLAVPWEFPRPVLACGAELKNTFSVAKQRHVFVSHHIGDLENYETLKSFTDGVEHFRKLFDVRPAVVAHDLHPEYLSTKYARELPDVELAGVQHHHAHIASCMADNAETGPVIGVAFDGLGYGTDGTLWGGEFLVTGLADFERAAHLAPVPMPGGAAAIRQPWRMAVSHLMACGELAEDDVLHRNPSWPEVAQLVEHGLSSPLTSSAGRLFDAVAAILGIRDAVSYEGQAAIELEQLADRHEPGAYRVGDPQGGTIPATDLVRAAVHDVRAGVLPPVVSARFHNGLARLVTEACERIRLSTGLHAVALSGGVFQNMLLLERTVARLESRGFRTLTHSRVPANDGGISFGQAVVAGARDRLR
- the hypB gene encoding hydrogenase nickel incorporation protein HypB yields the protein MCATCGCSDDAGTRISGPEADDHGEGQEHGHDHGHRHGHDNGHGHGHGHGHGHADPGDARTIDLEQRVLAKNDRLAEHNRRWLSGNAILALNLMSSPGSGKTTLLERTLRELGTEVGVSVVEGDQETRFDAERIRATGCRVVQVNTGAGCHLDAGMLGDALRALEPPRRSVVFVENVGNLVCPALFDLGERFRVVIASVTEGADKPLKYPHMFRTADLVLLNKVDLLPHLDFDVEAFTANVRQIRPQARILEVSATTGQGLDSWYGWLRESLAAPGDAVSAAGPVPRRQPPGRS
- a CDS encoding DUF6893 family small protein, with amino-acid sequence MCDDIHISRRALRITAALLAATAVFAVLKQLPEIRRYLKSERM
- a CDS encoding hydrogenase maturation nickel metallochaperone HypA, which translates into the protein MHELGITQGIAEAVLDAVAGARVTCVHLEIGTLSGVVADSVRFCFDLVAEGTALEGARLEIAEPAGRGACRDCGNEFDLAGPIALCRCGGGDVEILAGRELRIRSVEVE
- a CDS encoding D-sedoheptulose-7-phosphate isomerase, whose protein sequence is MSDVDSTRGEVTGTEALYPFLSSAHTDVGDVLSEVSRSTQDKVREIMALREQVRLRDGRKLVECAEAMAERFRAGARLFAFGNGGSSTDAQDLASLFLHPGPGWRALPAFGLTSDIAVVTALSNDVGFDVVFARQIGAFGRPKDIAVGLSTSGNSANLLRAFDEAARRGMLTVGIAGDQGGKMAESGSIHHLFVVPSASVHRIQEAQTTLYHALWELTAAALGPAD
- a CDS encoding D-sedoheptulose-7-phosphate isomerase → MQRSSDNGACDELDAIFARRAEPVAELLDDAEAVARTCHAMARRFHAGGKLVVFGNGGPSTDAQHVAVEFVHPVIVGKRALPAVSLTSDVATVTGVASGSGLDEIFAHQVHHLADPDDIALGISTDGRCANVRRGLEAARARGLLTVGLVGGDGGSIAAGGFDHVLIARATDPRVVKEVHVTMYHVLWELVHVFFDHPGTLEAEAVA